Genomic window (Polaromonas sp. JS666):
GATTTCTGCGTGGTGGGGCCCAGCGCCACTTCGAGTGGCGACGTCGAGGTCCTGATTGCCGCTTCGCGCAAGGAAAAAGTGCAGGATCGGCAGGGGCTGGCTGAGGCCGCCGGGCTGAAACCCATTGTGATCGATGTCGAGTCTTACGCCTCGCGGCTGGCGACCGCGCGGCTGATCGAGAGTCTGCCCAACAAGGGGGTGGATACGCTGGTTGCCCTGTTTGAAGTGGGCGCCTTGACCACCAGCATGCAGGTCATCAAGAACGATGAGGTGCTGTACGAGCGCGACCAGGCCTTTGGCGGCGCGCAACTCACTCAGCTGATTGTTCGTCAATACGGTTTTTCGTCCGAAGAGGCGGAGAGTAAAAAGCGCAGCGGCGACCTGCCGGAAGATTACGAATCGGGTGTCCTGAAACCTTTTGTCGAGAGCATGGCCCAGGAAATCGGCCGGGCACTCCAGTTCTTCTTCACCAGCACGCCCCATAACAAAGTCGATTACGTGATGCTGGCGGGCGGCTCATCCGCATTGCCTGGGCTCAATGATGCCGTCACGCAGCAGACTTCCTTTGCCTGCCTGCTGGCCAATCCCTTTGAAGGCATGGAGTTGGGTAGCGATGTCCGGGAAAAGAAAATGCGGCGTGAAGCGTCATCTTATTTGACGTCTTGCGGCTTGGCCTTGCGGAGGTTTGTGCAGTGATTCTGATCAATCTGCTCCCGCACCGGGAGGCTGCGCGCAAACGCAGGCGCGAGGTGTTTTATGCGACCTTGGGCGTTGCCGCGCTGGCGGGTGTGCTGATTTCCGGCGCTGTGTACACCTGGTATCTGGCTCAAATTGAAAGTCAGCAGACAAAAAACAACTTTCTGAAAACGGAAATCACCCGTCTTGAAGGTCAGATCAAGGAGATCGCAACCTTGCAGGCGGAGATCGCCGCGCTGAGGGCTCGCCAGAATGCAGTGGAAGATTTGCAGGGAAACCGCAACCTGCCGGTTTACCTGCTCAGTGAATTGGTCAAGCAATTGCCTGATGGCGTCTATATCAACAGCATGAAGCAGGACAACCAGACCGTCCTGATCATCGGTGTTGCGCAATCCAACGAGCGGGTTTCCGAACTGTTGCGCAATCTGGCCAACAACAGCCCCTGGTTGACCAAGCCGGAACTCGTGGAAATCACCGCCGGCTCGGTCACGCTGAGCCAGCGTGACCAGCGGCGGGTAGCCAACTTCTCCATGCGCGTGGGGCTCAAACGGGCCAGTGATCCGAAAGCTGCAAGTTCTGCGGCCTCAAGTTCAGTAGCTGGGCCTGCGCTTCCTGCGGCGTCTTCTGCCGTAGCCAAGCCAGCTCCCGTCGCCTCGGCGTCGGCAGCGGCCAAGATATGAAGACCAAGGTTGAACGAGACTGATCATGGCAAAAAAACCAAAATCTTCTGTCGATTTCGGCGGTATTCAACGCAGCCTGAAAGCCCAGTTCAGCGGGCTGGATCCGAATGATCCAACCTCGTGGCCGGCTTTGCCGCGCTTCCTGCTATGCCTTGCCGTTACGGTGCTGGTGGTCGTTGCCATCTGGTTTTTAGGCTTGAACGCCTCTGACGAAGAGTTGACGGCGGAAAAAGCAAAAGAAGTTCAGCTCAGGGACGACTACAAGAAGAAGCTTGTGCAGGCCGTCAATCTGGAGGCCCTGAAGAAACAGCGTGAACAGGTCCAGCAATACGTGACGCAGCTTGAAAAGCAGCTGCCCAGCAAAGCTGAGATGGATGCCCTGCTGTCTGATATCAATCAGGCCGGACTGGGGCGCAGCCTGCAGTTTGAGTTGTTTCGCCCGGGTCAGGTGAGCGTCAGGGAGTATTACGCGGAATTGCCGATTGCGGTGCGCGTGTCGGGGCGCTATCACGATCTTGGCGCGTTTGCGGCGGATATTGCCAATCTGTCCCGTATCGTCACCCTGAACAATCTGAGTATCCTGCCGGCCAAGGATGGCAATCTGACAATGGATACCACGGCCAAGACTTTCCGTTACCTCGACGGTGACGAGGTGGCCTTGCAGCGCAAGAGCGCTCCCGCCAAGGGGGCCAAGAAATGAGACTCAATCGCCCTGCATTGATCGTCAGTTTGACGCTGGTTTTTCTCGGAATGGCCGGTTGCAGTTCTTCCGAACAGGAAGAACTGCAGCAGTGGATGGTGGATCAGCGAAACGCAACCAAGCCCAAGGTTGATCCTTTGCCGGAGCCCACCAAGTTCACGCCGCAAGCCTATAACCAGGAAGGTTCAATAGAGCCTTTCAGCAACCAGAAACTGACACAGGCCTTGAAGCGCGAATCCAATCGGGGGACGGCCAACGCGGCCCTGGTAGCCCCTGAGCTAAGCCGGCGCAAAGAACCGCTGGAGTCGTCCCCTCTGGACGCCGTGGTCATGGTCGGCAGCCTGATCAAGGTCGGCTTGCCTGTGGCACTGGTGCGGGTCGACAACCTCATTTACCAAGTCCGTGCGGGTAACTATCTGGGCCAGAACTACGGCCGTATTACCAAGGTGACCGAAACAAGTATTGCCCTGCGGGAAATCGTGCAGGACGCGGCGGGCGAATGGATAGAGCGGCCAGCGACATTACAGTTATTAGAGGGATCAAAATGAACAAGCAGACATTGGCATCAAAGGCAGGGGCGATGCGAGGCGGCCTGCAACGTTTGCTTGGATGCGTGCTGCGTGGCGCTTCCCTGAGTGTGGCGCTGATGGCGGGCGCGCTGCCCTCCATGGCGCAGGCGCAAAATGCCATCCAGTCCCTTTCGGGCTCGGTGCAGGGCGGCGCGGAAGTGATCCGCATTGATCTGGCCGAACCACTTGCGGCCGTACCCACGGGCTTCAGTATCCAGGCGCCTGCGCGCATCGCGCTTGACTTCCCGGGTGTCAGCAATTCCATGGGACGCTCTGCGGTCGACCTCAACCTCGGAAATCTG
Coding sequences:
- a CDS encoding pilus assembly protein PilM, producing the protein MISLGSLFNSQEPALLGLDISSSSVKLVELSRDKAGNLVLDRCAIEPLERGWITDGNVEKFDEVAEAVRRLVKKSGTRTKNVAMALPASAVITKKIILPGGLSDSELELQVETEANQYIPFSLDEVSLDFCVVGPSATSSGDVEVLIAASRKEKVQDRQGLAEAAGLKPIVIDVESYASRLATARLIESLPNKGVDTLVALFEVGALTTSMQVIKNDEVLYERDQAFGGAQLTQLIVRQYGFSSEEAESKKRSGDLPEDYESGVLKPFVESMAQEIGRALQFFFTSTPHNKVDYVMLAGGSSALPGLNDAVTQQTSFACLLANPFEGMELGSDVREKKMRREASSYLTSCGLALRRFVQ
- a CDS encoding PilN domain-containing protein, translating into MILINLLPHREAARKRRREVFYATLGVAALAGVLISGAVYTWYLAQIESQQTKNNFLKTEITRLEGQIKEIATLQAEIAALRARQNAVEDLQGNRNLPVYLLSELVKQLPDGVYINSMKQDNQTVLIIGVAQSNERVSELLRNLANNSPWLTKPELVEITAGSVTLSQRDQRRVANFSMRVGLKRASDPKAASSAASSSVAGPALPAASSAVAKPAPVASASAAAKI
- a CDS encoding pilus assembly protein PilP translates to MRLNRPALIVSLTLVFLGMAGCSSSEQEELQQWMVDQRNATKPKVDPLPEPTKFTPQAYNQEGSIEPFSNQKLTQALKRESNRGTANAALVAPELSRRKEPLESSPLDAVVMVGSLIKVGLPVALVRVDNLIYQVRAGNYLGQNYGRITKVTETSIALREIVQDAAGEWIERPATLQLLEGSK
- a CDS encoding type 4a pilus biogenesis protein PilO; the encoded protein is MAKKPKSSVDFGGIQRSLKAQFSGLDPNDPTSWPALPRFLLCLAVTVLVVVAIWFLGLNASDEELTAEKAKEVQLRDDYKKKLVQAVNLEALKKQREQVQQYVTQLEKQLPSKAEMDALLSDINQAGLGRSLQFELFRPGQVSVREYYAELPIAVRVSGRYHDLGAFAADIANLSRIVTLNNLSILPAKDGNLTMDTTAKTFRYLDGDEVALQRKSAPAKGAKK